The Lutra lutra chromosome 7, mLutLut1.2, whole genome shotgun sequence genome segment GTTTCACATCTAGATGAGCACAATGCCTGGACTCCCCACGCGGCCCTGTTTCTATGATATTGATTTGGACCCCAAAACTGAACAGGTGAACGGGTTGTTCTAGACAGGTGAGTTGTTACTGGTAAGAGTTTTGCTTTTTGGCTTTGAGGTATATTTATGAATTATGGGACCCCAGCAAAAGCTCTGAATGCAAATTTGAATGCTTTTGAAACTTTTCCTTCCAAACATCACTGAGGGGAGAGTTGGCAGTGACCAGTGGAGGAAATACTGCAGTTTTGGAAGAGCGTGGCTTGTTAGGGAACAGTGTAGGGGAGAAAGCCGCTAGTGAACTCTGGAGGGACTCCCACGGAGGCTGGGCTGAAGGTCTGTGTACTTTGAGTAGATAGCAGGTAGGAGTAGAGTAAATGTCCCAGAAAgtagaaaagaggaggaaacaggaccAGCCCAGGAATACTTGGAGTCTTAAGTAAAAGGTCCCTAAGTATTCATCACAATGGATGGGCCTTCCCTAGACATCCTgttgaaatttcaaaaacattagaGATACAATTCTAAAAAGccttttctagaaaagaaaaagtatcttgTCTATAAGAAAATGGGAATTAGAGTGAACAGCTGTCTTCTTACCAGAGTTAGGGGCTTTTCAACAGTGGAGGAATCCCCTCCGAGCTGACTTGGCACCTGCACTCACACCCCACTGCATCTGTCCAGAGGCTTTCAGACACATGCAGGTTTGCTGCCCCACCTCAGTTCCTAGGAAGGTATTTAGCAGTGAACTCTGGCAAAATGGGGaataaaccaagaaaaaggaAGCCATGGTTTTCAGGAAGCCGAATCCTGATCTGGGCAATCACAAAGGAGAATCCTGACAGCTGCAAGGGACCTAGAGGACGAGTCTAGGAGGGAGGAATTGAGAAGTGCTAGAAAAGACAAGGGTATCAAAGGTAATGCAAAACTGAAGCTCTCACattgtttaaaaaagtaaaaggtcCAGGTGGAAGCAAACAAGTCCTCTTCTAAGCAACCGTAAGGATGGGTTGCTGAGAGAAGTAACTGCTTACAGAGACGAGATGGTGTGCTTGCTGCCCTGTCTTTCCTCCAGGAGGGCTTCTGTGACACGGGGAGTGTCCGTCTGGCTCAGGCCTGGCCTGGCCTTGGACAGTCTTCACGGAGCCACAATGCGAGGGCCATGTGTTGCTCTCAGGCCTCGGGCCAGCCCTACAGAGGTGGCTGTGGAAAGGCTGGAAACGACAGCTTTGGCGGTGCCAGACAGGAGTGCCACGGCATGGAAGGGCAGAGACCATGCTTCCACTCCTAGAGGAACGTttacttcttgtttctttttccttctagatTGCCCCTCTCTAAGAAGCTGCTGCGAACATTTGGCTCATGTCCACTGAAGCTGACTGTTGGTTAGGAAGTGTGGGGAAGTCGAGAGAAGGCAGCCCCTGGTCGGAAGATCCTCGGAAATCAAGAGCAGGCATTTCCCCAGTCGCCTTATCTTCAGTCTTAATTCCCACCATCATGTATAAACTAACATAAATCATGCACAAGTCTACTTGATTGAAGTTccacagaataaaaggaaatgattttgcGATCTGgatgtttaaatataaattctagcAATCACAGACCGTGCTGCAGTATCTGCTGTCCTGGGGGACCCATTTGCTGGCAGAGCCCAGGATCAAATATGCAAGTTGCAAAACGTACTTTATGATactgttgtgtttatttttttatttttgtaaaggcctttatttatttgtcagagagagagagagagcatgagagaacacgagcaggaggaggggcagatggagagggagaagcaggctccccactgaatggggagccccatgtaggactcaatcccaggaccctgggatcatgacctgagcggaaggcagacgcttaacggctgagccacccaggtgtcccaacactGTTGTGTTTAAAGGGGTAAATGGTGCATGCTTGCAGATTGCTGGGAGGACACATCATGAGAAGACTGCCTGATAGGcttgagggggaagcagggtatAGAGAATGCACCGTTTTATCATACAgctttctctattccttttttaaCCTGAGAAAGTATTGCTCATACAGGTTTTTGTCCTGAACTTCCTTGGAATTCCCATTTCTGTCACAGCTTTAgcaccatttatttttaagttctcagGAAGGACGGTCGTAAAGCTCTGTAGTGAACCCTACCTGCTCTGTTGATTCAGCAAATACTGATTGAGCTGTGCCTGggctccacccctccctctggaatgtgttttcccttctcttcctcttcttcagcaTCTATCTtggttcttcctctcctactctttcctccttcccccttgtCTTCCTGTGTTGGATCTTTCCAGAAGATGTTGTGTCCCCACTGAGGCCAGTGTAAATGCTGCTGGCATTGGCAGAGCATTATCTTTCCTGGTGTCCTTGATTTTACTATCTTTAATTCCCCAGGTTCATATCAGTGTTGTAATACAGTCAGTTTTGCCGTCCAAAGAAGCGATGGCAGTGCTTTGGGGACAAATGACAAAGGAGTCGTGTGCAGAGCCCCAGCTTCACCACACTTCGCACGGTGCCAGGCACATGGTACATGGAGGTGTCATCAGTTCTGTTCCAAAGCATCACGCGGGCCCAGTCTGCActatttttgatgtgttttgtttttttttaaatatcctataAGACCTCATCTAGAATGGGACTTGCTGGGAATTCATTTtgtaaggaagggaagaaagcagtCTATTTTCAGACACAGTGACTTAAAGATCATCTTAAAGGATTGAGGCGTCTTCGTATCCCCAAAAGCCATGCGGGTTTACATCCTTAAGACCAATAAGAATAGTGAACACAATTGGTTCAAGAGGATGAGTGGAGTTTTATAAGCCAAAGATGATAAAGCCCTAATAAGGAATGCAAATTGTTTTTACCAGATATTGCTTGGAATGAATGCACTATCACTAATGTAAGAATTTTCCTAAGTAACAGTAAAGTATGTCTTtatttagtaaaaattaaaatggtacaaGTTGCTTTTTCCACCTGCCAGTATATCTGGGAGATCTTACTACATCAGTCGTTTGAGATTCACCTTGTTTGTTAAGGCTGTGTAGTATCTAAATAGTCCTCTGTCGATGGACACTTACCACTGTTCCATGGGTTTTGCTATTACAAGTGAGAGAGTGAGGCATATTCTCTTATGTATCCGTGCGGTTTGTGTAGAACCATCTGTTGGATAAATTGTTAGCAGTGGAATTGCTCAAAAGTGACCTTTAGCTTCAGAATGAGAGCTGCCCTTTGGCTAGAAGTAGAGATAAATTACAGAAAGACAAAGTTGCAAACTAGGTctgtatctccattttacagaaaggcAAACTTCAAAATTGCACTGCTGTTGCGTACCAGATGAACTTGGTAAAGACCTCTGATTTTAAAGCCTGTGCTCTTTACCATCATTCAGCCTATGAGAGCTGCCCTGGCCAGGCGGCACAGAAATGAACTTCCCGTTCGTGACAGGTGGAGAGCTATGCCCATTTCACTTCCCTCCAGAAGGAAGGGATAATAGAAGgtagcagaagcagagggaaggccTGAGGAGGAATGCTGCTGAGCAATTAGTGATAGCATGGGTTTTGTGGTACTGATTCTTCGGTGTGTGATAAAGCCTTTGCGttctttccactcaggtcatgatctcagggtcctgggatcaagctctgccatcgggctctctgctcagcagggagcttgcttccccctctctctctgcctgcctctctgcctacttgtgatctctgtctgtcaaataaataaataaactctttaaaaaaaaatttttttaaagtggtaaagaggggcacctgactggctcggttggtggagcatgtgactcttggtctcagggccaggagttcgagccccacgttgaggGTAGAGAtgacctaaaaaaataaaagtgaggaaGAGATGGCatgtaggattaaaaaaataactgcagGCTAATTGAAGACGTGAATTCAAGACTGACAAAAAGCATTAGTGCTTGGGGTACATATTAGAGTGTGTTGCCTGACAAGGTCCAGTACCTTTGCCTTGGGCCTAGGAGCCCTTCCAGATCACTGTTCCTAAGCCTGCTCTGGGCCGCTGATGCTTTCCCACCCCATATTTGCGATATTACGGATGAACAGATTGGACCCTCTCTTCTGTGCTTCGGAGGCTGTTGCCATGCACTGAAGATGTACGTATACTCTTAATTCAGAAGAGGCAGCATTTGTGCGCTGTCAAGCAAAACGGATTACAACAGAACTACTGTTTGTGTTCACTGATACAACCTTGATGGTGCCTAGAAACAGATCAAAATACCAGAGAATGAGCCACAGGTTCATCTAATGGTATACCAGGGAAGGGGATAGAGGTCTTATTCCTAGAAGGTTTCTAAGGTGTAAGAATTATTCCTAAGGAGTTATAAATCATTTTTGGTAGCTACAGGCCCAGGCCATGCGTAGATGGGGACCAGGGTGGGAGAAAGGCTATGATCAGTTGAGATCAGATAAATAGGAGTTCGGATAAATATGCAAGCTATTCTATCGGCATTGTGTGTCTGGTGATATTAACAAGATATGCTGTAGGTAGAATAATTTCTCATCAGATtggagaaatatatttatagCCTGCTTCTCATTATATAATCAGAAGCTACTAATGGAGTAGCAGACAGCGATATGGGTAATAGCTTACTGTCACTTAAGTGAGTTCAGGGATGACAGGTTTCTTTCATGCATGAAATACTGGATACATTTCTTAAAACTCAGATATGGCATCAGATTCTAGTCATATCCTAAAGAAAAATCGGTGCAGTATTTCATTTATAGTActctattctgtgtgtgtgtgtgtgtgtgtgtgtgtgtgtgtgtaggttggGGATgagttatttgaaaaataactgaaaagaacTCCCTTcaaatacaaaatcaatttaCCTTTTACCTCTTACCGCCCTTCAGTTCCCTTTCATTAGTACCCcccatcactttttttaaagaatactggAATAAGATCTACAAGTCATTTAAGGggcctttattgttttttttgtttttttttttttaatttgacagagatcacaagtaggcagagaggcaggcagagagacaggaagggaagcagtctccctgctgagcagagagcctgatgcggggctcgatcccaggaccctgggatcatgacctgagccaaaggcagcggctttaacccactgagccacccaggcgccccaaagggcCTTTATTGTTTTGACCCATCCCTTGTCTCACTTCCAATTCCTTCCTAATAAGACACCTGTTTTACCCTGTTCTCATTTGGATAAGCTCATCTTATTTTTGCTTGAAATTGTTGAAAACACCTAGATCTGATAGATTTGGGAAAGCTTGGATCTCAGTAAGTAATAGCATCTCAGTTAGTTATGAGTGGCATGGATTTCTTTGGGCTTGTTTGAAGTCCCAAAGTGTCAGTAAGCAAGGTTAGCCATCCATCTGGGgatataaatgacattttcacAGACTGGTATTTGCTGACTGCACAAAGATAGACTGAATTCTAATTACAACTAAGGAAGATGGTTGGGGGTTTTCCTGTTTTACAGCTCTTGTCTCTCATTTTAGCTGTAAATTTAAGACCCTGACAATTTAGATTCAGTATTGCTATTGTGTCCTAAAGGTTCTTTCTTAAGTCTAAGCAACAGCTTCAGAATCTTAACAGAGATACAATATATTCCTGGAAAACATCCAAAAGCAGATAACAGATCTACTTCCCTGAAGATCATGATCCTATCAAAGAAAGGCAGTAAGTTCAACTGCTTTTCAGTAATTCTTTCCTCCACCTTAATAGGTTCTTCATCTGGATGGTATACCGGGAGGAGCCAACTGTGCAACCCAACACGGAACAACCCAATCCTGGGGAGGACCTCACAGCTGGAATTCCCAGGAATGCCTCCGTAGGTAATATTAAAACTGAAGCATGTCACCTAAGCCCTCACAGCAATGCCTTTCATTGGTTAATGAAACCTATGCCTTATGtgtacaaatgaaataaatgcttGCAGTGCTTTTCAGTACAGCTAGCAAGTTGTTTAACAACAAGGTAAAGACCCAGGAAATGTATGAAAATACGCAGCCTGGCCATCCAGTCAGGCTAGAGGGTAAATGTTCCCTGTGCCCTTTGCTCTGACTGGAACTGGAATTGTGAGGGAAGCAatctcctgcccccccccctgcCTCCTTAACTGAGAGAGACAAGATTAAGCAGACAttggaaatacataaaatataaaagatggaTGTGGCTGGGTTGCTGTGCCCGTCTGACCTCCTCCCCCACACATCGGATCACCTCTAACTGCCGCCTAGACTAGGGAGACAAGGGTCTGGGGTCTTGGGTCTCTGAGAGTATTTGGCAGTGAACCATAATAACACCATTACACCCAAAGCCACTCcgaggaaagtttttttttcctgtttcaattcatatatgtaatttttttccccaaatgagtTTTTATCCTGCACAGTTTTTAACCCTACCTTTCAAATGTAATATCTGCCGTGTCTTTGAAGACTCGGCATGTTGGAAGGGCGGGGGACTTAAATGGAAGTGCCCctaaattaaaaccaaattttGCTACTTTGCATCTCAGAAAATGCGGGGTTCCCTGCCCTGGTCCGCATcccatctgccccctccccctctgggTGGTCCGCTGCCCGTGCTGCACGTGGTGCGCCGCCGGGGCCCGCGCGGGGGCCAGGAGTGCCAGGTGCGCTCCCACGCCGCGGGGCGAGCCGCTTTTGCAGACTGAGCCCCCGCGTGCGCGCCCGcgctcccgccccccgccctggccccgccccgcgcccgcccgccccgcgcgCATTGGAGCCGCAGACTGTCGCTCCCCGCGCTCTGGGGAGGGGGCGCCGCCGGCTGCGCTCCTGCAGCAGAGGGCTGCTCGCTGCTGGAGCGACCCGGGCTTCCCCGGCTGCCTGGGCGCCTGGCGCCGCCAGCggacatcccccaccccccgacGTCGGCAGCAGGGTCGCCAGGAACCCCGGCGCAGTCGGTAAGTGAAGGAGGGCGAGGGAGTGGCGAGGagcggggccggggctggggtCCGGTCCGCTGGCCGCCTGAGCGGCGGGGTGGGATGAAGGTCCCCCTGGACACCCGCAGTCCTTGCCGCCAAGGAGGCCTGAGTAGGAACCGGCAGGGGTCGTTTGTCTGCCGGAACCTCCAGCCCCGCGACCTCGTCAGCGGTGCCCACCACCCTCTTCGCTTTACAGCTCATGCTGGCAGCAGGGGTGGCGGGGACCGCTTCTCCTTCCTTACCTCATTTGCGGGAACTGTGATTTGGGGTTCCTGGCCATAATAACTGTGCAGATAGCCTGAAGCCGCGCTCTGCTCCACGCCCCCGGCACTTTCCTTTTCGAGTACTTGGTCTTGCGCTCCGGTTCCTGCCGCCAGGCGCATCCAGTCGGAAGGAGCCGCCTTCCTCCGGGTGGCAGCTTGGTGGCCCGCGCCTGGCCCTGGGAGAGAGTCACAGCTTTCCTCCCGATCCTCCCGAAGGGTTTGCTCTTGGCCTCCGGGCTTCTCTGCTCAAGGGGAAAAGTGGCGTTAGACATGCGACTCTGTCAGGAAATGACAACAGGGACTTTGAGATTACCGCGACAATGAAAGTACCCTGCAGGTTAAGAGCATCGTTTGCACGCTAACGTTCTGCAAAGTTTTAATGTTTACAGACTGTATTTTCCCCATTTCACTTAGGTTTTTGTTTGCGTGTTTGTTTGATTTCTACCGTAACAGACGTTCAAGTGAGCTTCTCAGGCAGTTGTCTCTGGGCGACCCAGGTTAACCTCAAATAGTACCATCTTAAACATGATCTAATTTCACTATTTCTGTTGTACATCCTCCGGTTGGTAAAAACTGTCAGGTGCTGAGAACTCCAAGACGTGAGAAGACTTGGCTTATGGAAGCATTGTGTGAGGACGGACACTGTACAGTGTTCACATTTTAGGTCCATCGCTGTTCTTAGGATGACTTTGTCTTTCGGTCGGGGCATAGCGTATGTAACTGCCAACCTAAGGGAATATTTACTTAGATCATAAACTGATTTCCTGAGTTCCGGTCCCTTTTGTGGTTCATAGAATCAAAACCTAACCAAATACACCTTCAGCGCTGAAGGATTTACACAAAAACAGTGCAGGGAAAGAGTCCCCTCGCTTATTTTAGGATATACATCAACAAAAATTAATATGGCTTTTGTTAGATCATCACCTCACATCTGTGTTCTTTGGTGCTGTCATACTATTCTGTGGatcaattttatgtttatatataactaATCAGTTTGCCACTTGCATAGCTTATCAATTATATTTGGCTTTCAAATTAGTTCCAGAACcgagaaaacaaaatatagagcatttcaaaagctttattttaaaatagcaagaattcggggcgcctgggtggctcagtgggttaagccgctgccttcggctcaggtcatgatctcagggtcctgggatcgagtcccgcatcgggctctctgctcagcgagaagcctgcttccctctctctctctctctctgcctgcctctccgtctacttgtgatctctctctgtcaaataaataaataaaatattttaaaaaataaataaataaataaataaataaaatagcaagaaTTCAGTCTAGTCCTGGGTCAATTATGAGTTGATGGGCTGCCTTGTggttaaagaaaacaattaaaattttttttgactaGTGAATCTAGTGCAGATTAGTATCTCCAAACAATTCATTTTTCTGATAAAACTCTAATGCCTACTTTCCGAGTCTGGGCTTCAGAAACAGGCAATCTAGTTCAATCTGATCTGTTACCTACTAGTTGTATAATCTCAGGCAGGTTGTttaactctctgtgcctcagtttcttcctctgtagagAGTGATATCCCCACCTACTCATTTTATAATGTGGGGAAGACTAGAGATGTATGTAAAAGTGTCTAGCATATCCTAATGCACAGGagttgctcagtaaatgtcagctatTATTATCATTCACTCTTACTGGCCTTCAACTATGTGCTCATGGAAAACATTTGAACAGTAGATACTTCGCTGTCAAAATAGctgaaaaaatgtcaaaattataCAACTAAATTTAAGAGGGGAGAATGACAGTGATGTTAAATTTCCCAAGAGTGTGTATGAAAAGTAGCACCTCTCTGATGGAACATACATTTTTAGAACAGAAACCTTATGGTATAATGGAGAGAACATTGGAAAGTCAGAGTCTTCTGTTCTAACTCTGGCTGTGACCTTATCTAACTGTAATGGCTTTCGGCACCCCAACTACCCACTCTGgagttcattttcttcatcttgcTGGACTTGAATGATCTTTAAGATCCTTTGCAGCTGCAGAATTTGCATGTAATAAAAATCGCCCTAGCTCTCTTACCACTTTGCCTTTCATTGTCTTGTTATTGTCCTCTGTTTGTTAACTTGGATTTGAACCATAAATATCCATAAAGACAGCACAACAAAAGGATTGATATTGGATTTGCAAGTAATCCAAGttgaagttttttgttgttgtttttgtttttgtttttgttttaagaatttatttatttgacagagagatcacaagtaggcagagaggcaggcagagagagagagagagaggaggaagcaggctccctgccaagcagagagcccgatgtgggacttgatcccaggaccctgagatcatgacctgagccgaaggcagaggcttaacccactgagccacccaggcgccccaagttgaaGTTTTAACAAAGAGATCAGAGCAAAGTAGACTCACATtgtaatctttttaatattttttattctgcaGTCATTTCAGTAGATTATTAGATGGGAAACGTTCTTGGTAGAACAATATATATTCAACTGAAATCTTTCTGTAGGAAACAGTAGGCTGATGGTGAAATAAAATACACTCTTTTTTCTCTCATCAGGTTGGTCCTTAAATAAAACAGTAATCTATCCAGTAAAGGGCTTTCATGAAGAAATTAatgagagaaattacaagtaagaGAGAAACTAGGAATTGTACATTGAAGAAACCACCTAAAACAACTGTATGGAGTAAAACAAAAAGAGTGAATACATCTGGAAGAAATTTTACTTAGTATATTTTTGCCCACCTTTTTGTCATAAAGGCTGCTAAGGAAGAGAGAATATAGTtttctagagaaagaacaaatgtgaTGTAAAAATGGAAACCATGGTTTCTGAAATTCAAGTTGAAAGCAGGGATGAGAAGAGACCCACAGAAGTTAGTCCTCAAGatgagaggcaggagggaagatCATCAGTGCTTTGcttcaagagaagaaagaaagcaaccaAAACAATGAAGCCCAGAGCTAGCTCTGAAGCTGCTGGTACGGCAGGAACGCGTCCCCCTGAAGCAGGAGCTTCCGATCAGCCACAGCCCCCAGGGGGGGCCTGGGCCTCAATCAAACGTCTTGTAACACGCAGGAAAAGGTCAGAATCTTCAAAGCAGCAAAAGCCCGTTGAGGCTAAAGTGCAACCTGAAATCAGTGCTGAGGATGCTGATCTTTCTAAGAAAAAGGCCAAATCTGGACTTAAGATTCCCTGCATAAAATtctcaaaaggagagaaaagaagtaatCATTCCAAGATTATAAAAGACTCAGACTGCAGCATCAGAGTCCAGGCAGAGGCTGAACATGTGGATACAAAAGCTTCGGCCCAATCAGATGAGCAGGCAACAAAAACGGAGTTGCCCCGGGATGTAAGTAAAGACAGCTCCGGGAAGGGGGGTGATGAGGTCTGCGAACCAAATGTGAGCAACAGCACAACTACAGCTGGAGAAAAAGTGATCTCAGTAGAACTTGGGTTAGATACGAGACACTCTGCCATTCACCCAGGAACATTAATCCTTGAAAGAGATACGGAAATGATTGACGAAAAACAAAGTATTCAACCCCAGCAAGCAAGCCCACTTGAAACTTCTGAAACAGAACATCAGCCTCCAGTGGTTTCTGAGGTTCCTCCCTCACCCACAATCCCAGATCAGCAAATTGTGGAAGATGCCGGAAGCATGATCCTAGAAAGTGGACCAAATTGGGAAGAGGACGAAAGTAGAGAGATTGTAGCCAAAGAGAGTGAGCCAAAAGATACTGAATCGAGCCAGGAATCAGAgctgaaagaaaatgaggtcACTGCAGAAGAACCCAAaccagaagaaagcaaaagaatggagccaattgctattattattacagaCACTGAAATCAGTGAATTTGATGTTAAGAAATCTAAAAATGTCCCTAAGCAATTCTTAATTTCAATTGAAAATGAGCAAGTGGGGGTTTTTGCTAATGATAGTGGTTTTGAGGGTA includes the following:
- the AKAP5 gene encoding A-kinase anchor protein 5; translation: METMVSEIQVESRDEKRPTEVSPQDERQEGRSSVLCFKRRKKATKTMKPRASSEAAGTAGTRPPEAGASDQPQPPGGAWASIKRLVTRRKRSESSKQQKPVEAKVQPEISAEDADLSKKKAKSGLKIPCIKFSKGEKRSNHSKIIKDSDCSIRVQAEAEHVDTKASAQSDEQATKTELPRDVSKDSSGKGGDEVCEPNVSNSTTTAGEKVISVELGLDTRHSAIHPGTLILERDTEMIDEKQSIQPQQASPLETSETEHQPPVVSEVPPSPTIPDQQIVEDAGSMILESGPNWEEDESREIVAKESEPKDTESSQESELKENEVTAEEPKPEESKRMEPIAIIITDTEISEFDVKKSKNVPKQFLISIENEQVGVFANDSGFEGRTSEQYETLLIETASSLVKNAIQLSIEQLVNEMASDDNKMNNLLQ